CATCCACGTAGATCGCCAGGTACCAGGCGTGCACTTGCGCGGGTTCGACGCCGAGCAGCATGGCGAAATTGCCGGTGACCATCAGGCGCTGGATGTGATGTGCGTAACCGTGAGCGAGTGTCTGGCCGATCACCTGGGCCATGCATCGCATGTCGGTGTCCGCGTTCCAGTAGAAATCGGGCAACGCGCCGTGGGCCTTCAAGGCATTGCCCGCGAGCAGGCGATCGGGGTTCAACCAGTAGACGCCGCGAACGAACTCGCGCCAACCCAGCACCTGGCGTATGAAACCTTCCGCCGAAGCGAGGGGCACCTTCCCTTCGTCGAAACGCTTCGATGCGGCGGCGATGACTTCCTTCGGCGAAAGCAGCTTGAGGTTGAGCGACGTCGACAGGCGGGCGTGATAGAGCCACGGCTGGTCCGTCCACATGGCGTCCTGCCATTGGCCGAAGGCGGGAAGGCGATGGTCGAGGAAGTCGCGCAGGGCCTGCCTGGCCTGGTCGCGCGTCACCGGCCAATCGAACGCGTCGAGGCGGCCGGGATGATCGGAAAAAACCGCTTCCACGTCGGCGATGGTGGCTTTCGTCAGATCGTCGGGCTCGAAGCGTTTGGGCGCGGGCACCCATCCGGGTCCTTCGCGGCCGAAATGACCGCGGTTGTCCGCGTCGTAGTTCCACTGGCCGCCGGCCGGTTTGTCGCCGTCCATGAGTACGCCATGGCGGACGCGCATCCAGCGATAGAAATGCTCCATCCTGAGTTGGGTCTTGCCCTTGGCCCAGTCCGCGAAGTCGTCGGCGGATACGAGGAAGTGACGGTCCGGACGCTCCACGTATTCCACCCCGCAGGCCGCCGCGACGTCGCGTATCGCCACTCGAAGCCGGTGTTCGCCGGGGCGCACCACCACCAGGCGCGAAGGACGGTGATGCCGCAAGGCCGTTTCGAGCAGTTCGGGTAGCGAGTCGGGTCCGGGCTCGCGCAGGTGCGTGTACTCCAGCGGGAAGCCATCGTCCCGTAGCTGTCGGGCGAAGTGCCGCATGGCCGAAAGGAACAGCGCGATCCGTGCCTTGTGCGACCAGACGTGTTCGCCTTCGCCGCGCCGTTCGGCCATCCACACGAGGTCGGTTTGCGGGTCGAAATCGTCGAACACGTGCGAGTGGCGGTCGAGCTGATCGCCCAGGACGACGACGAGATGGCGCATGGCGGGTTTCCGCGGCAGGGGACGCTATTGTCCACTCGGATCCCGTCAAAACGGGGCGAACGAGGAGCTTCGCGAAAAGAGCGATGCCCCCGTTATCCACAACGAATGTGGACAGCGCCTGCATAACCGTGTGGACAAGTCCGGTTTCGCACGTCTCGACAGGCACTTGCGTTGCACTGGTCACTTCGCCGCCACCCCGGTGCCGGTCCCGGGACAGCTATCCACAGCCGATGTGGATACTCCCTGCATAAGCATGTGGATAAAGCGGACTTGTCCAGGCGCGACAAGGTCTTGCGTTACGCTGGTCAGCCCGTGACCAGTGCACCCGGGTGTCCCGTGGTGCCTCGCTGACGACGAGGTGTCGGGCGCTCCGGCGGTTTCTATCCACAGCGCGTGTGGAAAGCGCTTGCATAACCATGTGGATAAACGCCGATCCCGCTTACGGGACAAGCGCTTAGCTTGTGCTGGTCAACGAATGTACACGGCTCCCGTCATGCCCGGAGTTCTATCCACAGCCGATGTGGATAGCGCCTGCATAAGCGTGTGGATAAGCCTGATCGCCCCAGTCGAGACAAGGTCTTGCGTTGTGCTGGCTAGCGAATGATCAGGGTGGCGATGGCTTGTCGCGCGCCACGGCGGCGATCACGACGGCGCAGATCAGCATGCACGGGGCGAGGATGGTCGTCGGTTCGAAGGAAGACGTCACCTCGGCGTTCGCCAGGAAGCGTCCCAGGATGGCGGAGGACGCATTGAAGGTGGCGTGCATCGCGATCGCCACCAGCAGGCTTCGTCCGGAAAGATCGAAACACAGGTTGATGACGAAGCCGAAGCCGATCACCAGCGCCGCATACGTCCACATCGGCGCGCCGTTCCAGGCCGGTACCAGGAAAAGCGGCAGATGCCAGCCGAACCATAACGCTCCCAGCAGGAGCCAGGCGCGGACCCGGCCGAGTCGGGTTTCCATCAGCGGCAGCGCGAAGCCCCGCCAGCCCGGTTCTTCACCGATCGGTCCCGCCATCATCGCGGCGCGCGCGATCGCGAGGGGATATCCCGCGAACGCGAGCCAGTCCACGCCACCGAGGCGTCCCTGGGTCATCCACAGGCTCGGCCCGATGACGAAGGCCAGCACGACCAGCAACAGTCCGAGGCCGTAGGCGGCGAGCGACACGAGCGGGCGGAAGCCTCGCCAGGGCCATGCGCGCCCGGTGACGCCACGCACGATGGCCGCCGAAACCAGCGGGGCATAGCTTCCCGGAAGCGTGTACCAGAGCGATCCGTGGATCGGCAGCCATCCCAGGCCCGCCTGGGAAAGGTACAGCGGTGCCCATGCGATCCATGCCAGCAGGTAGGCCAGCAGAAAGAAAGCGACGAGCGGATGCTGGACGATGCGGTCCCGGATGCCCCTGAACATGCCTTTGTCCCCGTGACGTCGTCGCGCGATTTAAGCAGCATGGCGGCGTCGCGTCATGATGCGACGCGTCGATCGTCCAAGCGACGATTCCTTGCGGAACGGCGCCGAATCAGGGTGCCGGATACGGTCGTCACCACGGCATCACAGGCGCCTGCGCTACAACGACCGACTATGACCTCATCATCAAGGGAGCGCGCCACGACGCACGACCAGCCCCTGGCTGGGCGGCGGTATCTGGTGCTCGAGGACGACTACCTCATCGCGACGGCTCTGGCGGACATGCTCATGTCTCAAGGCGCGTCGGTGGCCGGCCCGGTGGCGAGCGTCATCGACGCGGGACATCTGCTGGAAAAAACCGACCGCCTGGATGGGGCCATCGTCGACATCAACGTGGCGGGCACGGTTGCCTACGGCATCGTCGAGTTACTGGAAGAGCGGGGCGTACCCTGCATTTTCGTGACGGGATACAAGGCCTCGGGCATCCCCGAGCGTTTCGCCCATATACCTTGCATCGAGAAGCCCACCGGTTGCTCGGCCATCATCGATGCCTTGCGAGGCCTTCCTGCCGGGGATGTGGTCCCGGGCGCATAGGCACCTGCGTTCGCGTGGCCATGATCGTGTCGAAGGCGCCTGGCGTCGGCCACGCGCCTTCGACAGGGCGTCAGGCCGTGGCTCGGTGCTCGACCAGGGCCAGTTCCCGATACTGGGCGGGACGCGCCTGCCGTAGCCACATGCTGTAGGCGAGGCCGCCGAAAAGGGTCGCGACGTACGACAGGGGCAGCAAGGCCACGAAGGGCGTGTCGACCGTGGAAAGCAGGGTGAAATTCACGCACACCGTGGTCAGCGCGACCGAGAGGCCGATCGCGGCGCACACGGAAGCCACCATGACGATGGGTCCCGCCTCCCTGGCGCGACGGAACACATAGAACGCGATGGCGATCGCGGCGGTCGCCTGCAGGCCGATGATGCCAAGCGTGCCCAGGCCGATGAGCACCGGAATGATGGCGGCGTACGGATCGGTGGAGGACGAGGCGATCGCGATCAGGCAGAGCGCCGTGGCGGCCGACATGCAAAGGGTCGCCGTGACCGGCACGTTGCGCGTTTCGTCGAACCGGGCCAGCCTGCGCGGCAGGAGGCCTTCCCGTGCCAGCGCGAAGATGTAACGCGATGCCGCCGCGTGGATGGCGATATACGTCGCCAGCATCGAGGTGCAAAGCAGGAGACCGGCGACGTCCGACGCCGTCTCGCCATCGTATTGCTTGATCAGGTCGAGCATGAGGGTGCCGCCATGCGCCACGGCCTGCGCCTTCACGTCGCCGGGGCTGAGCGCCCCCACGGTGATCCACGCGGTGACCAGGTAGAACGATCCGATCAGGATCACCGACACGTAGCTGGCCAACGGGATGCTCCGCACCGGATCGGCC
This window of the Luteibacter aegosomatis genome carries:
- a CDS encoding cryptochrome/photolyase family protein; protein product: MRHLVVVLGDQLDRHSHVFDDFDPQTDLVWMAERRGEGEHVWSHKARIALFLSAMRHFARQLRDDGFPLEYTHLREPGPDSLPELLETALRHHRPSRLVVVRPGEHRLRVAIRDVAAACGVEYVERPDRHFLVSADDFADWAKGKTQLRMEHFYRWMRVRHGVLMDGDKPAGGQWNYDADNRGHFGREGPGWVPAPKRFEPDDLTKATIADVEAVFSDHPGRLDAFDWPVTRDQARQALRDFLDHRLPAFGQWQDAMWTDQPWLYHARLSTSLNLKLLSPKEVIAAASKRFDEGKVPLASAEGFIRQVLGWREFVRGVYWLNPDRLLAGNALKAHGALPDFYWNADTDMRCMAQVIGQTLAHGYAHHIQRLMVTGNFAMLLGVEPAQVHAWYLAIYVDAVEWVEAPNTLGMSQFSDGGRMVSKPYAASGRYIQRMSDYCESCRYRPGEATGDDACPFTTLYWDFLRRHKARFAHHPRAALQWRSLERLSSERLLEIQERAAVLRRRWHTE
- a CDS encoding CPBP family intramembrane glutamic endopeptidase; protein product: MFRGIRDRIVQHPLVAFFLLAYLLAWIAWAPLYLSQAGLGWLPIHGSLWYTLPGSYAPLVSAAIVRGVTGRAWPWRGFRPLVSLAAYGLGLLLVVLAFVIGPSLWMTQGRLGGVDWLAFAGYPLAIARAAMMAGPIGEEPGWRGFALPLMETRLGRVRAWLLLGALWFGWHLPLFLVPAWNGAPMWTYAALVIGFGFVINLCFDLSGRSLLVAIAMHATFNASSAILGRFLANAEVTSSFEPTTILAPCMLICAVVIAAVARDKPSPP
- a CDS encoding response regulator, yielding MTSSSRERATTHDQPLAGRRYLVLEDDYLIATALADMLMSQGASVAGPVASVIDAGHLLEKTDRLDGAIVDINVAGTVAYGIVELLEERGVPCIFVTGYKASGIPERFAHIPCIEKPTGCSAIIDALRGLPAGDVVPGA
- a CDS encoding APC family permease, translating into MSRSDAPSTRTHKLSTRFIVFMVLAAAAPLASMIGNLPIAISRGTGAHVPVAFLIAGSILVAFTVGYAFIGRRVVSTGAFYTYVAEGLGKPLGVGTAYSAIVSYGAFTFGLAAACGYFDEQVSIALGHKVNWTVFAVLSAVVVGILNYRSMDASTKLLAAIIIVETAVLVVFDVSVVAARGWAAFPLSSFTPGQWLAPGIGVSLMTAFTCFVGFESGALYSKEAADPVRSIPLASYVSVILIGSFYLVTAWITVGALSPGDVKAQAVAHGGTLMLDLIKQYDGETASDVAGLLLCTSMLATYIAIHAAASRYIFALAREGLLPRRLARFDETRNVPVTATLCMSAATALCLIAIASSSTDPYAAIIPVLIGLGTLGIIGLQATAAIAIAFYVFRRAREAGPIVMVASVCAAIGLSVALTTVCVNFTLLSTVDTPFVALLPLSYVATLFGGLAYSMWLRQARPAQYRELALVEHRATA